One segment of Streptomyces sp. NBC_00576 DNA contains the following:
- the glp gene encoding molybdotransferase-like divisome protein Glp: protein MSSAAPRTTGQDHMWSVDEHLEDILATVRPLEPIELQLLDAQGCVLVEDVTVQVSLPPFDNSSMDGYAVRVADVAGASEEYPAALTVIGDVAAGQDGLLHVGPGQAARIMTGAPLPPGAETVVPVEWTDGGLGEGPVTGMRARSTDPDGAHGQVRVHRPAPARAHVRAQGSDVQAGDRALAEGTVLGPPQIALLAAIGRGTVRVHPRPRVVVMSTGSELIQPDEKLGSGQIYDSNSFALTAAARDAGAIAYRVGAVADDAETLRSTIEDQLVRADLVVTTGGVSVGAYDVVKEALSHVSDEDEPGAGVDFRKLAMQPGKPQGFGTVGPDHTPLLALPGNPVSSYVSFELFVRPAIRALMGLTDIHRPTTRAVLETDKALTSPSGRRQFLRAVYADGRVTPVGGAGSHLIAALAQADALIVVPEEQESVEPGAEVEVVLLG from the coding sequence TTGAGCAGCGCCGCGCCCCGCACCACCGGCCAGGACCACATGTGGTCGGTGGACGAACATCTGGAGGACATCCTCGCGACCGTCCGCCCTCTGGAACCCATCGAGCTGCAACTCCTCGACGCCCAGGGCTGTGTCCTGGTCGAGGACGTCACGGTGCAGGTCTCCCTGCCGCCGTTCGACAACAGCTCCATGGACGGGTACGCGGTCCGGGTCGCGGATGTCGCGGGCGCGAGCGAGGAGTACCCGGCCGCCCTGACGGTGATCGGGGACGTCGCGGCCGGCCAGGACGGACTGCTCCACGTGGGCCCCGGCCAGGCCGCCCGCATCATGACCGGCGCGCCGCTGCCGCCCGGCGCCGAGACCGTCGTCCCCGTGGAATGGACCGACGGGGGCCTCGGCGAGGGCCCGGTCACCGGGATGCGCGCGCGCAGCACCGACCCCGACGGCGCCCACGGTCAGGTGCGCGTGCACCGCCCGGCACCGGCACGCGCGCACGTACGCGCGCAGGGCAGCGACGTCCAGGCCGGCGACCGCGCCCTCGCCGAGGGCACCGTCCTCGGCCCGCCGCAGATCGCCCTGCTCGCCGCGATCGGCCGGGGCACCGTACGCGTGCACCCACGCCCGCGCGTGGTCGTCATGTCGACCGGCAGCGAGCTGATCCAGCCCGACGAGAAGCTCGGCAGCGGCCAGATCTACGACTCCAACAGCTTCGCCCTCACCGCCGCCGCCCGGGACGCCGGGGCGATCGCCTACCGCGTGGGCGCGGTCGCCGACGACGCCGAGACCCTCCGCTCCACCATCGAGGACCAGCTCGTCCGCGCCGACCTCGTCGTCACCACCGGAGGCGTCAGCGTGGGCGCCTACGACGTGGTCAAGGAGGCCCTCTCGCACGTCTCCGACGAGGACGAGCCCGGCGCCGGCGTCGACTTCCGCAAGCTCGCCATGCAGCCCGGCAAACCCCAGGGCTTCGGCACCGTCGGGCCCGACCACACCCCGCTGCTCGCCCTGCCGGGCAACCCGGTGTCGTCGTACGTCTCCTTCGAACTGTTCGTGCGGCCCGCGATCCGTGCCCTGATGGGCCTCACCGACATCCACCGGCCCACGACCCGGGCGGTCCTGGAGACGGACAAGGCGCTGACCTCGCCGTCCGGGCGCCGCCAGTTCCTGCGCGCCGTGTACGCGGACGGCCGGGTGACGCCGGTCGGCGGCGCCGGATCCCACCTGATCGCGGCTCTCGCCCAGGCCGACGCGCTGATCGTCGTACCCGAGGAGCAGGAGTCCGTGGAGCCCGGCGCCGAGGTCGAGGTCGTCCTGCTGGGCTGA
- the galU gene encoding UTP--glucose-1-phosphate uridylyltransferase GalU, producing MTESHPRISKAVIPAAGLGTRFLPATKATPKEMLPVVDKPAIQYVVEEAASAGLDDVLMITGRNKRPLEDHFDRNYELESALQKKGDAARLAKVQESSDLATMHYVRQGDPKGLGHAVLCAAPHVGHEPFAVLLGDDLIDPRDPLLRRMIEVQEQHGGSVIALMEVAPEQIHMYGCAAVETTDDGDVVKVTGLVEKPEAADAPSNYAIIGRYVLDPHIFGILRQTEPGRGGEIQLTDALQQLADDEKVGGPVHGVVFKGRRYDTGDRGDYLRAIVRLACEREDLGPDFRTWLRSYVAEEM from the coding sequence ATGACTGAGTCGCACCCCAGGATCAGCAAGGCTGTCATCCCCGCAGCAGGCCTCGGCACCCGGTTCCTGCCGGCCACCAAGGCCACTCCCAAGGAGATGCTGCCGGTCGTCGACAAGCCGGCGATCCAGTACGTGGTCGAGGAGGCCGCGTCCGCGGGCCTCGACGACGTCCTCATGATCACAGGACGCAACAAGCGTCCCCTTGAGGACCACTTCGACCGCAACTACGAGCTGGAGTCCGCCCTTCAGAAGAAGGGCGACGCCGCGCGACTCGCCAAGGTCCAGGAGTCCAGCGACCTCGCGACCATGCACTACGTCCGCCAGGGCGACCCCAAGGGCCTCGGCCACGCCGTCCTGTGCGCCGCCCCGCACGTCGGCCACGAGCCCTTCGCCGTCCTCCTCGGCGACGACCTCATCGACCCCCGCGACCCCCTGCTCCGGCGCATGATCGAGGTCCAGGAGCAGCACGGCGGCAGCGTGATCGCCCTCATGGAGGTCGCCCCCGAACAGATCCACATGTACGGCTGCGCGGCCGTCGAGACCACCGACGACGGCGACGTCGTCAAGGTCACCGGCCTGGTCGAGAAGCCGGAGGCGGCGGACGCCCCGTCGAACTACGCGATCATCGGCCGCTACGTCCTCGACCCGCACATCTTCGGCATACTCCGCCAGACCGAGCCCGGCCGAGGCGGCGAGATCCAGCTCACCGACGCCCTCCAGCAGCTCGCCGACGACGAGAAGGTCGGTGGCCCCGTGCACGGCGTCGTCTTCAAGGGCCGCCGCTATGACACCGGGGACCGCGGCGACTACCTGCGTGCCATTGTCAGACTCGCATGCGAACGTGAAGACCTGGGCCCGGACTTCCGGACCTGGCTTCGCAGTTACGTAGCCGAGGAGATGTAG
- a CDS encoding 5-formyltetrahydrofolate cyclo-ligase, translated as MGAEPDKRTLRRDLLAVRSRLTAADVQEAAAALAAGALGLRELAHARTVAAYVSVGTEPGTRTLLDALHARGVRVLLPVLLPDNDLDWGTYTGEGSLVEMRHGGRMALLEPAGEHLGADAVTTADAVLLPGLAVDDRGLRMGRGGGSYDRVLARLERAGADPALVVLLYDSEVVPRVPAEPHDRPVHAVVTPSGVRRFRGPS; from the coding sequence ATGGGGGCAGAGCCTGACAAGCGAACGTTGCGGCGGGACCTCCTCGCGGTGAGAAGCAGGTTGACGGCCGCCGACGTCCAGGAAGCGGCGGCGGCACTGGCCGCCGGCGCACTCGGCCTGCGCGAACTCGCGCACGCGCGCACAGTGGCCGCGTACGTCTCCGTCGGCACCGAACCCGGCACCCGCACGCTCCTCGACGCCCTCCACGCGCGCGGGGTACGGGTCCTGCTGCCGGTCCTCCTCCCGGACAACGACCTCGACTGGGGCACGTACACCGGGGAGGGGTCCCTGGTGGAGATGCGGCACGGCGGGCGGATGGCCCTGCTGGAGCCGGCCGGCGAACACCTCGGGGCGGACGCCGTGACGACCGCCGACGCCGTCCTGCTGCCCGGCCTCGCCGTGGACGACCGCGGACTGCGGATGGGGCGCGGCGGAGGCTCGTACGACCGTGTGCTGGCCCGGCTGGAGCGCGCGGGCGCCGATCCGGCCCTGGTGGTGCTGCTGTACGACTCGGAGGTCGTCCCCCGGGTCCCTGCCGAGCCGCACGACCGGCCGGTGCACGCGGTGGTCACACCGTCGGGAGTGCGCCGGTTCCGCGGCCCGTCCTGA
- a CDS encoding penicillin acylase family protein, translating into MPPTTTSSSGHKSGKSGRKKGRKARLFVIVLVLAIIGGFAYGAYWSVSTVRASFPQTKGSISLQGLSGPVDVKRDSYGIPQIYASSDEDLFMAQGYVQAQDRFYEMDVRRHMTSGRLSEMFGSGQVDEDEFLRTLGWDRVAKEEYDKTLSAATKKYLQAYAKGVNAYLKGKDGADISLEYAALGFENDYKPQEWTPVDSVAWLKAMAWDLRGNMQDEIDRSLLTSRLGPKQIADLYPEYPYSRNKPIVQEGAYDATTQTFVQGGSAASTQSASSGTSGTSAADSEAFQSQLEGLYRVLDDVPTAVGVNGNGIGSNSWVVAGAHTITGKPLLANDPHLSPSLPSVWYQMGLHCRSVSSKCQYDVSGYTFAGMPGVIIGHNGNIAWGMTNSGADVTDLYLEKLSGDGYLYDGKTKPFTTREETIKVAGGASKEIVVRETENGPLLSDRYDELVKVGRKATVDASAPDRGDGYGIALRWTALDPGNSMDAVFLIDKASNWTEFRAGAASFEVPSQNLVYADTAGNIGYQLPGRIPKRAPGDNGSLPVPGWDSKYNWTGYLKQAELPFEFNPSRGYIVTANQAVVDQAKYPYTLTKDWGYGTRSQRIADLIASKIKGGGKISTDDMRQMQLDNSSEIAKLLVPKLLAIDVDDKYVREAQKLLVGWDYTQDADSAAAAYFNSVWRNILKLAFGNKLPKEVRVKGQCLYVRPVNTTSPADADQPVLECGQRDADEAQPDGGDRWFEVVRKLINDQDNDWWSTPATRTEKAATNRDLLFARAMSDARWELTAKLGKDIDTWSWGRLHRLFLKNQTLGTEGPDFVQYILNRGPWNLGGGEATVNATGWNAAGGYGVVWVPSMRMVVNLGDLDKSKWINLTGASGHAFSAHYTDQTSTWVKGELLDWSFTDQAVEDSTSDTLSLKPS; encoded by the coding sequence ATGCCCCCCACCACCACCAGCTCTTCCGGTCACAAGTCCGGCAAGTCCGGCAGGAAGAAGGGGCGCAAAGCCCGACTGTTCGTAATCGTCCTGGTCCTGGCGATCATCGGAGGCTTCGCCTACGGCGCGTACTGGTCCGTCAGTACCGTCCGGGCCTCCTTCCCACAGACCAAGGGCTCAATCTCCCTCCAGGGCCTGTCGGGGCCTGTCGACGTCAAGCGCGACAGCTACGGCATCCCGCAGATCTACGCCTCCTCCGACGAGGACCTGTTCATGGCACAGGGCTACGTCCAGGCGCAGGACCGGTTCTACGAGATGGACGTACGCCGGCACATGACGTCGGGCCGGCTCTCCGAGATGTTCGGCAGCGGGCAGGTCGACGAGGACGAGTTCCTGCGCACCCTGGGCTGGGACCGGGTGGCCAAGGAGGAGTACGACAAGACCCTGTCGGCCGCCACAAAGAAGTACCTCCAGGCCTACGCCAAGGGGGTCAACGCCTACCTCAAGGGCAAGGACGGCGCGGACATCTCCCTGGAGTACGCGGCCCTCGGGTTCGAGAACGACTACAAGCCGCAGGAGTGGACCCCGGTCGACTCGGTCGCGTGGCTGAAGGCGATGGCCTGGGACCTGCGCGGCAACATGCAGGACGAGATCGACCGCTCCCTGCTGACCAGCCGCCTCGGCCCGAAGCAGATCGCCGACCTGTACCCGGAGTACCCGTACAGCCGGAACAAGCCGATCGTCCAGGAAGGCGCGTACGACGCCACGACGCAGACGTTCGTCCAGGGCGGCAGCGCCGCGAGCACGCAGTCGGCGTCCTCGGGCACGTCCGGAACCTCGGCCGCCGACTCCGAGGCCTTCCAGAGCCAGCTGGAGGGCCTCTACCGGGTCCTGGACGACGTCCCGACGGCCGTCGGGGTGAACGGCAACGGCATCGGCTCCAACTCCTGGGTCGTCGCGGGCGCCCACACCATCACCGGCAAGCCACTGTTGGCCAACGACCCGCATCTGTCGCCGTCGCTGCCGTCCGTCTGGTACCAGATGGGCCTGCACTGCCGCAGCGTCTCCAGCAAGTGCCAGTACGACGTCTCCGGGTACACCTTCGCGGGCATGCCCGGCGTGATAATCGGCCACAACGGGAACATCGCCTGGGGCATGACCAACTCGGGCGCCGACGTCACCGACCTCTACCTGGAGAAGCTCTCCGGCGACGGCTACCTGTACGACGGCAAGACGAAGCCCTTCACCACGCGCGAGGAGACCATCAAGGTCGCGGGCGGTGCGTCCAAGGAGATCGTCGTCCGCGAGACCGAGAACGGGCCGCTGCTGTCCGACCGCTACGACGAGCTCGTCAAGGTCGGCCGGAAGGCCACCGTCGACGCCTCGGCCCCCGACCGGGGCGACGGCTACGGCATCGCGCTGCGCTGGACCGCCCTGGACCCCGGCAACTCCATGGACGCCGTCTTCCTGATCGACAAGGCGTCGAACTGGACCGAGTTCCGCGCGGGCGCGGCCTCCTTCGAGGTGCCCTCGCAGAACCTCGTCTACGCGGACACCGCGGGCAACATCGGCTACCAGCTGCCGGGACGCATCCCCAAGCGCGCGCCGGGCGACAACGGCTCGCTCCCGGTCCCCGGCTGGGACTCCAAGTACAACTGGACCGGCTACCTCAAGCAGGCCGAGCTGCCCTTCGAGTTCAACCCCTCGCGCGGCTACATCGTGACCGCCAACCAGGCCGTCGTCGACCAGGCCAAGTACCCGTACACACTCACCAAGGACTGGGGCTACGGCACCCGCAGCCAACGCATAGCCGACCTGATCGCCTCGAAGATCAAGGGCGGCGGCAAGATCTCCACCGACGACATGCGCCAGATGCAGCTGGACAACAGCAGCGAGATCGCCAAGCTGCTGGTGCCCAAGCTGCTGGCGATCGACGTCGACGACAAGTACGTCCGTGAGGCGCAGAAGCTCCTCGTGGGCTGGGACTACACCCAGGACGCCGACTCGGCCGCGGCGGCCTACTTCAACTCGGTCTGGCGCAACATCCTGAAGCTCGCCTTCGGCAACAAGCTGCCCAAGGAGGTGCGGGTCAAGGGCCAGTGCCTGTACGTCAGGCCGGTGAACACCACCAGCCCCGCCGACGCGGACCAGCCTGTGCTCGAGTGCGGTCAGCGGGACGCGGACGAGGCGCAGCCGGACGGCGGCGACCGCTGGTTCGAGGTGGTCCGCAAGCTCATCAACGACCAGGACAACGACTGGTGGAGCACGCCGGCCACCCGCACCGAGAAGGCCGCGACCAACCGCGACCTGCTGTTCGCGCGCGCCATGTCGGACGCCCGCTGGGAGCTGACCGCCAAGCTCGGCAAGGACATCGACACCTGGAGCTGGGGCCGGCTGCACCGCCTGTTCCTGAAGAACCAGACCCTGGGCACCGAGGGCCCCGACTTCGTGCAGTACATCCTCAACCGCGGCCCCTGGAACCTCGGCGGCGGCGAGGCGACGGTCAACGCGACCGGCTGGAACGCGGCAGGCGGCTACGGCGTCGTCTGGGTGCCGTCGATGCGGATGGTGGTCAACCTCGGCGACCTCGACAAGTCGAAGTGGATCAACCTGACGGGAGCCTCCGGGCACGCCTTCAGCGCCCACTACACCGACCAGACGAGCACGTGGGTCAAGGGCGAACTGCTGGACTGGTCCTTCACGGACCAGGCGGTCGAAGACAGCACGAGCGACACGTTGTCACTGAAGCCGTCGTGA
- a CDS encoding potassium/proton antiporter, which translates to MPRRAREGNSPLTVHHLNQLLLVCSLVLLIAVAAVRISSRSGLPSLLVYLGIGIAMGQDGIGDIHFDNAELTQVIGYAALVVILAEGGLATKWKEIKPALPAASALALAGVAVSVGITATAAHYLVGLEWRQAFIIGAVVSSTDAAAVFSVLRKIPLPARVTGTLEAESGFNDAPVVILVVSLSTAGPVEHWYTLLGVILLELAIGAAIGIAVGWLGAWGLRHVALPASGLYPIAVMAIAVTAYAAGALAHGSGFLAVYLAAMALGNARLPHWPATRGFADGLGWIAQIGMFVLLGLQVTPHEMGDDIWPALVIGLALTMVARPLSVIVSLTPFRVPWQEQTLMSWAGLRGAVPIILATIPMVSGVEDSRRIFNIVFVLVVVYTLVQGPTLPWLARKLHLGKSAEATDLGIESAPLERLRGHLLSVAIPDGSKMHGVEVSELRLPPGAAVTLVVRDEKSFVPLPTTILRRGDELLVVTTDPVRDATERRLRAVGQGGKLAQWLGTGGNGAEA; encoded by the coding sequence GTGCCGCGCCGGGCCAGGGAAGGGAACAGCCCGCTGACCGTCCACCACCTCAACCAGCTCCTGCTCGTCTGCTCGCTCGTCCTCCTCATCGCTGTGGCAGCGGTTCGGATCTCCTCGCGCAGCGGGCTCCCCAGCCTGCTCGTCTACCTGGGGATCGGCATCGCCATGGGCCAGGACGGCATCGGCGACATCCACTTCGACAACGCCGAACTGACCCAGGTCATCGGGTACGCGGCCCTGGTCGTGATCCTGGCCGAGGGCGGACTCGCCACGAAGTGGAAGGAGATCAAACCCGCCCTCCCGGCCGCCTCCGCGCTGGCGCTGGCGGGGGTCGCGGTCAGCGTGGGGATCACGGCGACGGCCGCGCACTACCTGGTCGGGCTGGAGTGGCGGCAGGCGTTCATCATCGGCGCGGTGGTGTCATCGACGGACGCGGCGGCGGTCTTCTCCGTCCTGCGGAAAATCCCGCTCCCCGCGCGCGTGACGGGCACCCTGGAGGCCGAGTCGGGCTTCAACGACGCCCCGGTGGTCATCCTGGTCGTCTCGCTGTCCACGGCGGGCCCGGTCGAGCACTGGTACACGCTGCTGGGCGTCATCCTCCTGGAACTGGCCATAGGCGCGGCCATCGGGATCGCGGTCGGCTGGCTCGGCGCCTGGGGCCTCAGGCACGTGGCCCTGCCCGCGTCCGGCCTCTATCCCATCGCCGTGATGGCGATCGCGGTCACCGCGTACGCCGCCGGCGCGCTGGCCCACGGCAGCGGTTTCCTCGCGGTCTACCTGGCCGCCATGGCACTCGGCAACGCCAGGCTGCCGCACTGGCCGGCCACCCGCGGCTTCGCCGACGGACTCGGCTGGATCGCCCAGATCGGCATGTTCGTCCTGCTCGGCCTGCAGGTGACCCCGCACGAGATGGGCGACGACATCTGGCCCGCGCTCGTCATAGGCCTGGCCCTGACCATGGTCGCGCGCCCGCTGAGCGTGATCGTCAGCCTGACGCCGTTCCGGGTCCCGTGGCAGGAGCAGACCCTGATGTCCTGGGCCGGGCTGCGCGGCGCGGTGCCCATCATCCTGGCGACGATCCCCATGGTGAGCGGCGTCGAGGACAGCCGCCGCATCTTCAACATCGTCTTCGTCCTGGTCGTCGTCTACACCCTCGTCCAGGGCCCCACGCTCCCCTGGCTGGCCCGCAAACTGCACCTCGGCAAGAGCGCGGAGGCCACCGACCTCGGCATCGAATCAGCACCCCTGGAGCGGCTGCGCGGGCATCTCCTGTCCGTCGCGATACCCGACGGCTCCAAGATGCACGGCGTCGAGGTGAGCGAGCTGAGGCTGCCTCCGGGCGCAGCGGTCACCCTCGTCGTCCGCGATGAAAAATCGTTCGTTCCGCTGCCGACGACCATCCTGCGCCGTGGCGACGAACTCCTCGTGGTGACCACCGACCCGGTCCGCGACGCGACGGAACGCCGACTGCGGGCCGTGGGACAGGGCGGCAAGCTGGCACAGTGGCTGGGGACGGGTGGGAACGGAGCAGAGGCGTGA
- a CDS encoding MFS transporter, producing MASTVTYGQLLRTPGAWTFLLPGFAARQPFAMLTISIVLLVQHTTGSYGTAGAVAAVTGVSMALCAPYGGRLADRYGQRAVLLPGVVLHTLSGLALTTLALTGAPLWTLFAAAVLTGACTPQIGPMVRARWAAKLQDSPLMPTAAAFESVTDELTFVFGPLLATALCTAVDPAAGLVTEAALTLLGGLLFAAQKSTQPPVVTDSSLGGPHARVERVSALRVPGVRVLIVAFLGIGAVFGGMQVSLAAFSESIGSPGLNGVLYGVFAAGNMLSGLVCGAVAWRTAPQRRLIAGYAALAVTASGLWTAESVLTLAGLGLLVGMTVAPALITGYTLVDDLVPAGARTEAFTWLTGAVALGQAAAVTAAGQLEDRLWDGAGFLVPMGGTLLALATLLALRSRLAPGATIRPASLTVARVVGHRVPVTVD from the coding sequence GTGGCATCCACGGTCACCTACGGACAGCTGCTCCGCACCCCCGGCGCCTGGACGTTCCTGCTCCCCGGTTTCGCCGCGCGACAGCCGTTCGCGATGCTCACCATCTCCATCGTGCTGCTCGTCCAGCACACCACCGGCTCGTACGGGACCGCGGGCGCCGTGGCCGCCGTCACCGGCGTCTCCATGGCCCTGTGCGCGCCCTACGGGGGCCGTCTCGCCGACCGCTACGGACAGCGCGCGGTCCTTCTCCCCGGCGTCGTCCTGCACACCCTGTCCGGCCTCGCCCTGACGACACTGGCGCTGACCGGCGCCCCCTTGTGGACCCTCTTCGCCGCCGCCGTGCTGACCGGCGCCTGCACGCCCCAGATCGGGCCCATGGTCCGCGCCCGCTGGGCGGCGAAGTTGCAGGACTCGCCCCTGATGCCGACTGCGGCGGCCTTCGAGTCCGTCACCGACGAGCTGACCTTCGTCTTCGGCCCGCTGCTCGCCACCGCCCTGTGCACCGCCGTCGACCCGGCGGCCGGCCTGGTCACCGAGGCCGCGCTGACCCTCCTCGGCGGCCTGCTGTTCGCGGCGCAGAAGAGCACCCAGCCGCCCGTCGTCACGGACAGCTCGCTCGGCGGGCCGCACGCGCGCGTGGAGCGCGTTTCGGCACTGCGCGTCCCCGGGGTGCGCGTCCTGATCGTCGCCTTCCTGGGCATCGGGGCCGTCTTCGGCGGTATGCAGGTCTCGCTCGCCGCGTTCAGCGAGTCCATCGGCAGCCCCGGCCTGAACGGCGTCCTGTACGGAGTCTTCGCCGCCGGCAACATGCTCTCCGGCCTGGTCTGCGGAGCCGTCGCCTGGCGCACGGCCCCTCAGCGGCGCCTGATCGCCGGGTACGCGGCCCTCGCGGTCACCGCCTCCGGCCTGTGGACGGCGGAGTCCGTGCTGACACTGGCCGGGCTCGGCCTCCTGGTCGGCATGACCGTCGCGCCCGCGCTGATCACCGGCTACACCCTGGTCGACGATCTGGTGCCGGCCGGCGCCCGCACCGAGGCGTTCACCTGGCTGACCGGCGCGGTCGCCCTCGGCCAGGCGGCGGCTGTCACCGCCGCGGGCCAGCTGGAGGACCGTCTCTGGGACGGCGCCGGATTCCTGGTGCCCATGGGGGGCACGTTGCTTGCCCTCGCGACCCTCCTGGCCCTGCGTTCACGGCTCGCACCAGGGGCGACGATCCGCCCGGCGAGCCTGACCGTGGCACGTGTCGTCGGTCACCGCGTGCCGGTGACAGTGGACTGA
- a CDS encoding FmdB family zinc ribbon protein, whose amino-acid sequence MPTYQYQCTECAEGLEAVQKFTDDALTECPSCGGRLKKVFSAVGIVFKGSGFYRNDSRGSSSSSAPASKPSTASSTSSSSDSSSSSSSSSSSGSSSSSSSSSGSSSSSSTSSAA is encoded by the coding sequence GTGCCGACCTACCAGTACCAGTGCACGGAGTGCGCTGAGGGCCTCGAAGCGGTGCAGAAGTTCACCGATGACGCCCTGACCGAGTGCCCCAGCTGCGGTGGCCGCCTGAAGAAGGTGTTCTCCGCGGTCGGCATCGTCTTCAAGGGCTCCGGCTTCTACCGCAACGACAGCCGCGGCTCCTCGTCGAGCAGCGCGCCCGCGTCGAAGCCGTCGACGGCATCTTCGACGTCGTCGTCCTCGGACTCGTCATCGAGTTCGTCGAGCTCCTCGTCGTCCGGTTCATCGTCGTCGTCCAGCTCCTCGTCGGGCTCCAGCAGCTCGTCGAGCACCAGCTCGGCCGCGTAG
- a CDS encoding S-methyl-5'-thioadenosine phosphorylase — translation MVNQANSAGAEIGVIGGSGFYSFLDDVTEIQVDTPYGSPSDSLFLGELAGRRVAFLPRHGRGHHLPPHRINYRANLWALRSVGVRQVLAPCAVGGLRPEYGPGTLLVPDQQVDRTKSRVGTFFDGLPLPGGAVPNVVHVSLADPYCPVGRKAALEAARGRDWEPVDGGTLAVIEGPRFSTRAESLWYRAQGWSVVGMTGHPEAGLARELELCYTSLALVTDLDAGAETGEGVSHDEVLQVFAANVDRMRGVLSDAVAALPPGATRDCLCTKALGGMDPGFELP, via the coding sequence ATGGTGAATCAGGCGAATTCCGCAGGTGCCGAGATCGGCGTGATCGGTGGCTCCGGCTTCTACTCCTTCCTCGACGACGTGACCGAGATACAGGTGGACACGCCGTACGGCTCCCCCAGTGACTCCCTGTTCCTCGGCGAGCTCGCCGGCCGCCGGGTCGCCTTCCTGCCCCGGCACGGACGCGGCCACCATCTTCCGCCGCACCGCATCAACTACCGCGCCAACCTGTGGGCGTTGCGCTCGGTCGGCGTACGCCAGGTGCTCGCCCCGTGCGCGGTGGGCGGCCTGCGGCCCGAGTACGGCCCAGGCACCCTGCTCGTGCCGGACCAGCAGGTCGACCGTACGAAGTCCCGGGTGGGCACGTTCTTCGACGGTCTGCCGCTGCCCGGCGGCGCCGTCCCCAACGTGGTGCACGTGTCCCTCGCCGACCCCTACTGCCCGGTCGGCCGCAAGGCCGCCCTGGAGGCGGCGCGCGGGCGCGACTGGGAGCCGGTGGACGGCGGAACGCTGGCCGTGATCGAGGGGCCGCGCTTCTCCACCCGCGCCGAATCCCTCTGGTACCGGGCGCAGGGCTGGTCCGTGGTGGGCATGACGGGCCATCCCGAGGCGGGGCTCGCCCGTGAACTGGAGCTCTGCTACACGTCGTTGGCCCTCGTCACCGACCTCGACGCGGGCGCGGAGACCGGCGAGGGCGTCTCGCACGACGAGGTGCTCCAGGTGTTCGCGGCGAACGTGGACCGGATGCGGGGCGTGCTGTCCGACGCGGTGGCCGCGCTGCCGCCGGGCGCGACACGGGACTGCCTGTGCACGAAGGCGCTGGGCGGGATGGATCCCGGGTTCGAACTGCCCTGA
- a CDS encoding RcpC/CpaB family pilus assembly protein codes for MRSVPLVPAPCEVPHFAPVRVRGGRYQLRRLVRHRRRALAVGLAVTAAAIVAAGPRQAAGPPPDVGRVRGHPVADPVRARPAVEMVTAPVRIADAATVRLLRPGDRVDVIAAEESPTGTDARVVARRARVTQVPQAPTSQDGMIEGGALVVLSVPHATASRLAGAGATARLAVTLW; via the coding sequence GTGCGTTCCGTTCCTCTCGTCCCCGCGCCCTGCGAGGTGCCGCACTTCGCCCCCGTGCGCGTGCGCGGCGGGCGATATCAACTGCGGCGCCTGGTACGGCACCGGAGGCGGGCGCTGGCCGTCGGCCTCGCCGTCACGGCGGCGGCGATCGTCGCGGCCGGCCCGCGTCAGGCGGCGGGTCCGCCGCCCGACGTCGGACGGGTCCGGGGACACCCCGTGGCGGATCCCGTACGGGCGCGGCCCGCGGTCGAGATGGTGACGGCTCCGGTCCGGATCGCCGACGCGGCCACCGTCCGGCTGCTGCGGCCCGGTGACCGGGTCGACGTCATCGCCGCCGAGGAGTCACCGACGGGTACCGACGCCCGGGTGGTCGCGCGCCGGGCACGGGTGACGCAGGTGCCGCAGGCCCCGACGTCCCAGGACGGCATGATCGAGGGCGGTGCACTGGTCGTGCTCTCGGTGCCGCACGCCACGGCGTCCCGGCTGGCCGGCGCGGGTGCGACGGCAAGGCTGGCGGTGACCCTGTGGTGA
- the mscL gene encoding large conductance mechanosensitive channel protein MscL, whose translation MSEKKQPGVWDGFKAFLTRGNVVDLAVAVVIGTAFTNIVNSVVKGVINPMVGAFGTKNLDNYSSCIKDPCKGTGDTATGVKIMWGSVLGSTLTFLITAAVVYFLMVLPMSKYLAKAAARQKAKEGTQEVIEVSELEVLKEIRDALVAQRGSGHNER comes from the coding sequence GTGAGCGAGAAGAAGCAACCGGGCGTCTGGGACGGCTTCAAAGCCTTCCTGACGCGCGGAAACGTCGTCGATCTGGCGGTCGCGGTAGTCATCGGTACCGCGTTCACCAACATCGTCAACTCGGTGGTGAAGGGCGTCATCAACCCCATGGTGGGGGCCTTCGGGACCAAGAACCTCGACAACTACAGCTCCTGCATCAAGGACCCCTGCAAGGGCACCGGCGACACCGCGACCGGCGTCAAGATCATGTGGGGCTCGGTCCTGGGCTCCACGCTCACCTTCCTGATCACCGCGGCCGTCGTCTACTTCCTGATGGTCCTGCCGATGTCGAAGTACCTGGCCAAGGCGGCGGCACGCCAGAAGGCGAAGGAGGGCACGCAGGAGGTCATCGAGGTGAGCGAACTGGAGGTCCTCAAGGAGATCCGCGACGCCCTGGTGGCACAGCGAGGCTCCGGGCACAACGAGCGGTAA